Proteins from a genomic interval of Plasmodium sp. gorilla clade G2 genome assembly, chromosome: 10:
- a CDS encoding RAP protein, putative, with translation MNFKISNILCRRYIIYPFTKCKRRYSCNYNIKRYMNEKDEKKISIHKPPILDVDDVMNKEKLLYVIKNIQIVDLKEKNILNNISNLLKKYINEYTIEEIYTIIHIFCKLNFTKYSLYNNFIKIIMNKKPKINSRMLTQILIDLHKLSSLDINVLTFFTQYYIKNETDRFSLFDLSMILYIFNKYNYNHNEIVDNICKTISEYFLPFIDQDKGVLTTILLSISTLNLNYQFYLDVMKKHVYKKYEQFEVKYLCNILYSILLRLVNTLNNDDILNIMLNDIMYILLNNLHISLYYLKDKEEEKYEEARKIIEKKNIKDTVTTSKIQQQIAKLFKEIGLNAEKEFLIGPYVLDFALKKKKICIEVNGFTHYYNFDGKINAKTTLKYYILNKLNWKVLTIEYMDWKNKSKEDKIKYLETNVLEKII, from the exons atgaatttcaaaattagtaatatattatgtaggagatatattatatacccCTTTACAAAATGTAAAAGAAGATATAGTTGTAATTATAACATAAAGAGATATATGAATGAAAAGGATGAGAAGAAGATATCAATACATAAGCCTCCCATTTTAGATGTAGATGATGTtatgaataaagaaaaattactGTATGtaataaagaatattcaaatagtagatttaaaagaaaagaacattttaaataatataagtaatttattaaaaaagtatataaatgaatatactattgaagaaatatatacaattatacatatattttgtaaattaaactttacaaaatattctttatataataattttattaaaattattatgaataaaaagCCAAAAATTAATTCTCGTATGTTAACGCAAATATTAATTGATCTTCATAAATTATCATCTTTAGATATTAATGTGTTGACTTTTTTTACTcagtattatataaaaaatgaaactgATCGATTCTCTTTATTTGATTTATCTAtgatactatatatatttaataaatataattataatcataatgAGATAGTGGACAACATATGTAAAACGATATCTGAATACTTTTTGCCATTCATTGATCAG gATAAAGGTGTGCTAACAACCATTCTGTTAAGCATCTCAACGTTAAATTTGAACTATCAATTTTACCTCGATGTAATGAAAAaacatgtatataaaaaatatgaacagtTTGAAGTTAAATATTtgtgtaatattttatattccaTTTTATTAAGACTTGTTAATActttaaataatgatgacaTATTAAACATTATGCTGAAtgatataatgtatatattattaaataat TTACATATAtccttatattatttaaaagacaaggaggaagaaaaatatgaagaagcaagaaaaattattgaaaaaaaaaatattaaagataCAGTAACTACATCAAAAATTCAACAACAGATAGCCAAACTATTTAAAGAAATTGGATTGAATGCAGAGAAAGAATTTTTAATTGGACCCTATGTATTAGACTTTgctttaaaaaagaaaaag atcTGTATTGAAGTTAATGGATTTACTCATTACTATAACTTCGATGGCAAAATAAATGCAAAGACTAccttgaaatattatattttgaataaacTCAATTGGAAG gTCCTTACTATTGAATATATGGATtggaaaaataaatcaaaagag gataaaataaaatatttagaaaCAAATGTactagaaaaaataatttaa